A genome region from Magnolia sinica isolate HGM2019 chromosome 8, MsV1, whole genome shotgun sequence includes the following:
- the LOC131253548 gene encoding peroxidase P7-like, whose product MATPCFFYLLHLFLIIATTTTSKANSLSPTFYMKTCPMALPTIKKVIDAAVKKEPRMGASLLRLHFHDCFVNGCDASILLDDTDTIDGEKTAFPNINSARGFEVVDRIKSAVDEACGGPVVSCADILAVAARDSVVALGGPTWKVQLGRRDSTTASRTAANNNLPGPTMDLPALINNFKDHGLNTRDLVALSGGHTLGFAQCASFRDRIYNETNIFPNFARRVRRSCPRSGGDTNLEPFDSTPARFDVRYFKSLIGKRGLLHSDQVLFNGGLTDELVKSYSSSPKAFTTDFANSMVKMGNISPLTGKKGQIRKNCRRVN is encoded by the exons ATGGCTACTCCTTGCTTCTTCTACCTACTCCATCTCTTTCTAATAATAGCTACTACAACCACTTCAAAAGCTAACAGCCTCTCCCCCACATTCTACATGAAAACATGCCCCATGGCCTTGCCTACCATCAAGAAAGTTATCGATGCTGCTGTGAAGAAGGAACCCCGCATGGGAGCTTCCTTGCTCCGTCTTCACTTCCACGACTGCTTCGTAAAC GGTTGTGATGCTTCCATCTTGCTCGATGACACGGACACAATAGATGGGGAAAAGACAGCATTTCCCAACATCAACTCTGCGAGAGGATTTGAAGTCGTCGATAGAATCAAGTCAGCCGTTGATGAAGCTTGCGGTGGCCCAGTCGTGTCCTGTGCAGACATCTTAGCCGTTGCCGCTCGTGACTCTGTGGTTGCG CTAGGGGGGCCCACATGGAAGGTGCAGCTAGGAAGGAGAGACTCAACCACGGCTAGCCGGACTGCCGCGAACAACAACCTCCCTGGACCCACCATGGATCTACCGGCCCTCATCAACAACTTCAAAGACCATGGGCTGAACACACGCGATCTAGTCGCGCTCTCAGGCGGCCATACCTTAGGATTCGCGCAATGCGCGAGCTTCCGGGACCGCATCTACAATGAAACAAACATCTTTCCCAACTTCGCCAGACGGGTGCGCAGGTCATGTCCTCGCTCTGGTGGGGACACGAATCTTGAACCGTTTGATTCGACGCCAGCACGGTTTGATGTGAGGTACTTCAAGAGCTTGATAGGGAAGAGGGGCCTACTTCATTCTGATCAGGttcttttcaatggtgggcttacTGATGAGCTGGTGAAGAGCTATAGTTCAAGCCCTAAGGCTTTCACAACAGATTTTGCtaattcaatggtcaagatgggaAATATAAGTCCTTTGACCGGCAAAAAGGGGCAAATTAGGAAGAACTGTAGGAGggtaaattaa